One Bacillota bacterium genomic window carries:
- a CDS encoding phosphopentomutase, giving the protein MKEHIPAREKRAGAKRVLLLVLDGVGAGALPDADLYGDAGSCTLGNLALAVGGLDLPRLGLLGLGNIIPIKGVPPVARPCAAWGKMGMQAAGKDTTSGHWELMGVILKNPFPVYPRGFPPEIIEPFEARIGRRVLGNKPASGTEILEELGPLHLATGCPIVYTSADSVFQVAAHEEVIPVPELYRICKIARELLTGEHAVGRVIARPFVGEPGNFKRTPRRHDFSLPPPRPTLLDRLQEAGFQVITVGKVADIFAGRGITRSVPAGGNAEICAMTLRAFRELEQGLVFATLVDFDTLYGHRNDVEGFARALKEFDALLPDFLDLLRPGDLLVITADHGCDPTTPGTDHSREYVPLLVAGPAVKPVALGTRATLADLGATLGAYFGVERGEGTPLPDIL; this is encoded by the coding sequence ATGAAAGAGCACATCCCCGCGCGTGAAAAAAGGGCCGGGGCGAAGCGTGTCCTGCTTCTGGTTCTGGATGGGGTAGGGGCTGGAGCTCTGCCTGATGCGGATCTCTACGGTGACGCGGGATCATGCACACTAGGCAACCTGGCACTTGCCGTGGGGGGCCTGGACCTGCCGCGGCTTGGTTTACTCGGACTGGGGAATATCATACCCATCAAGGGTGTGCCACCTGTTGCCCGACCCTGTGCCGCCTGGGGAAAAATGGGAATGCAGGCTGCCGGAAAGGATACAACCAGCGGGCACTGGGAGTTGATGGGAGTAATTTTGAAAAATCCCTTTCCCGTCTACCCGCGCGGTTTTCCCCCCGAAATTATCGAGCCCTTTGAGGCCCGGATCGGAAGAAGGGTCCTGGGAAACAAGCCTGCCTCGGGCACGGAGATTCTCGAAGAACTCGGCCCTTTGCACCTCGCGACAGGTTGCCCGATCGTTTATACATCAGCTGACAGTGTTTTCCAGGTTGCGGCCCACGAAGAGGTGATTCCCGTTCCGGAACTTTACCGGATTTGCAAGATTGCCCGTGAGCTTCTCACCGGCGAACACGCGGTGGGACGGGTGATCGCCCGCCCCTTTGTCGGGGAGCCGGGGAATTTTAAGCGCACACCCCGGCGCCACGATTTTTCCCTCCCACCCCCGCGGCCCACCCTCCTTGACCGCCTGCAGGAGGCCGGTTTCCAGGTAATAACCGTGGGAAAGGTTGCCGATATTTTTGCGGGCCGCGGCATTACCCGGTCGGTGCCTGCAGGTGGCAACGCGGAGATCTGTGCCATGACCCTCCGCGCTTTCCGGGAACTCGAGCAGGGGCTTGTTTTTGCCACCCTCGTTGACTTCGACACCCTCTACGGACACCGCAACGACGTGGAGGGGTTTGCCCGCGCCTTAAAGGAGTTTGATGCCTTATTACCCGATTTTCTTGATTTGCTGCGCCCCGGAGATCTCCTGGTCATCACCGCCGACCACGGCTGCGACCCGACGACACCAGGCACCGACCACTCCCGCGAATACGTACCTTTGCTGGTGGCGGGGCCGGCGGTAAAGCCGGTTGCGCTGGGAACCCGCGCCACGCTGGCAGATCTCGGGGCAACCCTTGGTGCATATTTCGGTGTGGAGCGGGGGGAGGGGACGCCGCTGCCCGATATTCTGTAA
- a CDS encoding dodecin domain-containing protein: MYVKVVELVGESPTSWKDAVRSAVREASKTINSITGVEVMNLTANVQNGDVVEYKANVKIAYTDDEKGR, translated from the coding sequence TTGTACGTGAAGGTTGTGGAACTTGTGGGCGAATCCCCAACAAGCTGGAAGGATGCCGTAAGGTCCGCGGTTCGAGAAGCGTCAAAGACGATTAATAGTATTACCGGGGTAGAGGTGATGAATCTTACGGCAAACGTCCAGAACGGGGATGTTGTGGAGTATAAGGCCAATGTCAAAATAGCCTATACCGATGATGAGAAAGGGCGGTAA
- the sigF gene encoding RNA polymerase sporulation sigma factor SigF, translating into MGSLQEMGLPRFPLLSERETLRLLKKAHKGDRRAREKLINCNLRLVFNIVKRFEGRGFDLEDLFQIGMIGLIKAIDNFDPAYGVKFSTYAVPMVIGEIRRFLRDDHPIKVSRALKEKGMRVKRARENLVHEFGREPTVAEIAEALEVGREEVVTALEAVQLPISIFETVHHDDAGDALCLLDNLKCEHDQEQVWLERVALREALARLPARERQIIWLRFFQDKTQTEVGVLLGLSQVQVSRLERQAVARLREYLRSP; encoded by the coding sequence ATGGGTTCTTTACAGGAAATGGGTTTGCCTCGTTTTCCCCTCCTTTCCGAACGGGAGACGCTGCGGCTTTTAAAGAAGGCGCATAAGGGTGACCGCAGGGCGCGGGAAAAGCTGATTAACTGCAACCTCCGTCTGGTTTTCAACATTGTGAAGCGTTTCGAAGGGCGCGGCTTCGATCTGGAGGATCTCTTCCAGATCGGGATGATCGGATTGATCAAGGCAATAGACAACTTTGATCCTGCTTACGGAGTCAAGTTTTCAACGTATGCGGTGCCGATGGTAATCGGGGAGATCCGGCGTTTCCTGAGAGATGATCACCCGATTAAGGTGAGCCGGGCCCTCAAGGAAAAGGGGATGCGGGTGAAGCGGGCCCGGGAGAATCTGGTGCATGAATTCGGGCGGGAACCCACCGTTGCCGAAATCGCGGAGGCCCTGGAGGTTGGGAGAGAGGAAGTTGTAACAGCCCTTGAAGCGGTGCAGCTTCCCATCTCGATTTTCGAAACGGTTCACCATGATGATGCCGGAGATGCCCTCTGTCTCCTGGATAATTTAAAGTGCGAGCACGATCAGGAGCAGGTGTGGCTGGAGCGGGTTGCCCTCCGTGAGGCCCTCGCCAGGCTTCCCGCCCGGGAGCGCCAAATTATCTGGCTCAGATTCTTTCAGGATAAAACCCAGACCGAGGTTGGGGTTTTGCTGGGTTTATCCCAGGTTCAGGTATCCCGCCTGGAGCGCCAGGCGGTTGCGAGGTTGCGGGAATACCTGCGTTCCCCTTAA
- the spoIIAA gene encoding anti-sigma F factor antagonist yields MSFEIQNQRDTLIVRVYGEFDLRAADYCRRDIDQKLRTQGARHILFNLGGVTFIDSSGLGVILGRYRKVKENGGKVAISDVPPRISRILELSGITRLIPVYPNESTALKELA; encoded by the coding sequence TTGAGCTTTGAGATCCAGAACCAGCGTGATACTCTGATTGTCCGGGTTTACGGGGAATTTGACTTGAGGGCGGCGGATTACTGCCGCCGCGACATCGACCAGAAGCTGCGGACCCAGGGGGCAAGGCACATTCTGTTTAATCTGGGGGGAGTTACTTTTATCGACAGCTCGGGCCTGGGTGTCATTTTGGGGAGATACAGGAAGGTTAAAGAAAACGGGGGAAAGGTGGCGATCAGCGACGTGCCGCCCCGGATTTCACGGATTTTAGAACTTTCGGGGATTACCCGTCTGATCCCCGTGTACCCGAACGAATCCACGGCTTTGAAAGAGCTTGCTTAG
- a CDS encoding DUF3866 family protein translates to MIWWRKGRITRILRSEPELQEVEVELEGGSGRAWNYPALTGEAHPGDEVYLNTTAVELGLGSGGYHCVIANLTRLPPDPPRAGHIMKLRYTPYQLKVLSAEEEASPCRSAVTGFTSLAGAPVIVGTLHSLLAPAAAGCRAAAGEELRIVYVMTDGAALPIFLSETVRILKRAGLLAGTVTVGHAFGGDLEAVNIYSGLIAAAGALRADVIIVTMGPGIVGTGTKWGTTALEQGEVVNAVNILGGKAIAIPRLSFADARPRHRGVSHHTLTALGRVALTPALVALPDLPPAELAAVKQQLEVGGVLERHQVLVRDGEPALKYLAERGIQVRSMGRGPDEDPALFLAAGAAGRIAAEFIQNRRESQ, encoded by the coding sequence TTGATCTGGTGGAGAAAGGGGAGAATCACCCGCATCCTCCGGTCCGAACCGGAGCTGCAGGAGGTGGAGGTGGAGCTGGAGGGCGGCTCCGGCAGGGCGTGGAATTACCCGGCTCTGACAGGAGAGGCGCACCCAGGTGATGAGGTTTATTTGAATACCACTGCGGTTGAGCTGGGCCTGGGGAGCGGGGGTTATCACTGCGTCATCGCCAACCTCACCCGCCTCCCTCCCGACCCCCCGCGGGCCGGCCACATTATGAAACTTCGCTACACCCCCTATCAGTTGAAGGTATTGAGTGCGGAGGAGGAGGCAAGCCCCTGCCGTTCTGCCGTAACCGGTTTCACTTCACTTGCCGGGGCTCCTGTGATTGTCGGCACCCTGCACAGCCTGCTTGCCCCGGCTGCCGCCGGTTGCAGGGCTGCTGCAGGAGAGGAGCTCCGGATTGTTTATGTGATGACCGATGGGGCCGCTCTTCCCATTTTTTTGAGCGAAACCGTCCGCATCTTGAAGAGGGCCGGGTTGCTGGCAGGGACCGTGACGGTAGGGCACGCCTTCGGCGGAGACCTCGAAGCTGTAAACATTTATTCGGGGCTGATTGCCGCAGCCGGGGCGCTCCGGGCCGATGTCATTATTGTCACGATGGGGCCGGGGATTGTCGGAACGGGAACAAAGTGGGGGACAACCGCCCTGGAGCAGGGGGAGGTTGTTAATGCCGTAAATATTTTGGGGGGAAAGGCGATTGCAATTCCCCGCCTCAGTTTTGCGGACGCGCGCCCCCGGCACCGGGGTGTGAGCCATCATACCCTGACGGCGCTGGGACGGGTGGCGCTGACTCCGGCCCTGGTGGCCTTGCCAGACCTGCCCCCGGCGGAGCTGGCTGCAGTCAAACAGCAGCTGGAGGTGGGAGGAGTTCTTGAACGGCACCAGGTTCTGGTGCGGGATGGAGAGCCCGCTCTGAAGTATCTGGCGGAGCGGGGAATTCAGGTGCGCAGCATGGGAAGGGGGCCGGACGAAGACCCTGCCCTCTTCCTTGCTGCCGGGGCGGCAGGCCGGATTGCTGCGGAGTTTATACAGAACCGGAGGGAGTCTCAGTGA
- a CDS encoding NUDIX hydrolase — MDQKLKEKTVASQEVFQGRIIKVRVDTVLLPDGEKATREVVEHPGAVAVVPVTDRNEVIMVRQFRQPTGEILLELPAGKRDQQEPLLACAQRELEEETGCRAQEWKVLFSFFTTPGFSNELLTLLLARGLEKGEARPEGEEFLEVVSVPLSRAREMIFQGEIKDAKTIIGILALSFLEEEKGAF; from the coding sequence ATGGATCAAAAACTTAAGGAAAAAACAGTCGCTTCTCAGGAGGTTTTTCAGGGAAGAATCATTAAAGTGCGCGTTGACACGGTTCTGCTTCCCGACGGGGAGAAAGCAACTCGGGAGGTGGTGGAGCACCCCGGGGCTGTGGCCGTGGTCCCCGTTACCGACCGGAATGAAGTAATCATGGTGCGCCAGTTCCGCCAGCCGACAGGGGAAATTCTTTTGGAGCTGCCTGCAGGAAAAAGAGACCAGCAGGAGCCCCTGCTGGCTTGCGCCCAGCGGGAATTGGAAGAGGAGACCGGCTGTAGAGCGCAGGAATGGAAGGTTCTTTTTTCTTTCTTTACAACACCCGGTTTCAGCAATGAGCTGTTAACCCTGCTCCTTGCCCGGGGTCTGGAAAAGGGGGAGGCCCGGCCTGAAGGGGAAGAGTTTTTGGAGGTGGTTTCTGTTCCCTTAAGCCGCGCCCGGGAGATGATCTTTCAGGGGGAAATCAAAGATGCCAAAACGATCATCGGGATTCTTGCCCTGAGTTTCCTGGAGGAGGAGAAAGGTGCTTTCTGA
- a CDS encoding D-alanyl-D-alanine carboxypeptidase has protein sequence MRRRMVQFALLFSLLFQLASPGAPAWSASQDGRAAAGISLETSAASAVLMDAYSGKVLYEKEPHKRVAPASVTKVMTLLVAMEAIAKGKVKWEDRVVASEAAWELGGSQIWLEPGEEFSLREMMIAIAVGSANDACVVVAEHIAGSHEAFVEMMNQKAKSLGLKNTHFVNAYGLPAEGHYTSAYDMARICREALKYPEILELTSMKHYYKLRGGRPKLDNTNKLLWWYKGADGFKTGWTTEAQYCLASTVKRDGLRLICCVFGVPDSRGHFRESMKIYNWGFANFGFRELVRAGQEMGRVPVGKGAKDQVEVIAPRRVGVLIKKGEEPEVKTEVRLPSLVPAPVAKGQALGELRVMVQGEPFEKVPLVAKREVARGSFLRLLNKTFRALVY, from the coding sequence ATGCGTCGGAGGATGGTTCAGTTTGCCCTGCTCTTTAGTTTGCTCTTCCAACTGGCTTCCCCGGGGGCTCCTGCCTGGAGCGCTTCTCAGGATGGGCGCGCGGCGGCAGGCATCTCCCTGGAAACGAGTGCTGCCTCGGCGGTGCTGATGGACGCTTACTCGGGAAAGGTTTTGTATGAAAAGGAGCCCCACAAAAGGGTTGCACCCGCGAGTGTCACTAAAGTCATGACGCTTCTTGTAGCGATGGAAGCGATTGCTAAAGGAAAGGTGAAGTGGGAGGACCGGGTGGTGGCCAGTGAGGCGGCCTGGGAGCTGGGAGGCTCTCAGATCTGGCTGGAACCGGGCGAAGAGTTTTCCCTCCGGGAAATGATGATCGCGATTGCGGTTGGTTCCGCCAACGATGCCTGCGTGGTGGTTGCCGAACACATCGCGGGAAGCCACGAAGCCTTTGTAGAGATGATGAACCAGAAGGCGAAGTCCCTGGGGCTGAAAAACACCCACTTCGTAAACGCCTACGGCCTCCCCGCCGAAGGGCACTATACGAGCGCCTACGACATGGCCCGGATTTGCCGGGAAGCCTTGAAGTACCCGGAAATTCTTGAGCTGACTTCAATGAAACATTACTACAAACTGCGGGGGGGCAGGCCGAAGCTGGATAACACCAACAAGCTGCTCTGGTGGTATAAAGGAGCCGATGGTTTTAAAACGGGCTGGACCACCGAGGCGCAGTATTGCCTGGCCTCAACCGTGAAAAGGGACGGGCTGCGCTTGATCTGCTGCGTTTTTGGAGTGCCCGACTCCCGGGGGCATTTCCGGGAATCCATGAAGATCTACAACTGGGGGTTTGCCAACTTTGGCTTCCGGGAACTGGTTCGGGCCGGCCAGGAAATGGGAAGGGTCCCGGTTGGTAAAGGGGCAAAGGACCAGGTCGAAGTTATTGCACCCAGGCGCGTTGGTGTTCTGATCAAAAAGGGTGAAGAGCCGGAGGTGAAGACCGAGGTCAGGCTGCCCTCCCTTGTTCCGGCTCCGGTTGCAAAAGGCCAGGCTCTGGGAGAGTTGAGGGTGATGGTGCAGGGGGAACCTTTCGAAAAAGTTCCTCTGGTTGCAAAGCGTGAAGTTGCCCGGGGGAGCTTTCTGCGCCTGTTAAACAAAACTTTTCGCGCCCTGGTTTACTAA
- a CDS encoding anti-sigma F factor — protein sequence MKLRNRMKLEFLSRPENVSLARVAVAAFAAEVDFNLSDLEEIKVAVSEAVSNAIVHGYEENPTGTVFLTASLYQDVLEIIVEDQGKGIPDLERALQPGASTDPERMGLGFIFMKSFMDEVDVWSEAGRGTRVKLVKILPGVLSKNCAEH from the coding sequence TTGAAGCTGCGCAACAGGATGAAGTTGGAGTTTTTGAGCCGGCCGGAGAATGTGAGCCTGGCGCGGGTGGCGGTGGCGGCCTTTGCCGCCGAGGTGGATTTTAACCTGAGCGATCTCGAGGAAATTAAGGTTGCAGTTTCCGAGGCGGTTTCCAACGCCATCGTGCACGGTTATGAAGAAAATCCGACCGGAACGGTTTTCCTCACCGCCAGCCTCTACCAGGATGTGCTTGAAATTATTGTTGAGGATCAAGGGAAGGGGATTCCGGATCTTGAACGGGCCCTGCAGCCGGGAGCCAGCACCGATCCCGAGCGGATGGGGCTGGGGTTTATCTTTATGAAATCCTTTATGGATGAAGTGGATGTCTGGTCTGAAGCGGGGCGGGGAACGAGGGTGAAGCTGGTTAAAATCTTGCCGGGTGTGCTCAGCAAAAACTGCGCCGAACACTGA
- a CDS encoding thymidine phosphorylase, with protein sequence MRALDLIIKKRDGEQLTAEEISFLVQGYTRGEIPDYQMAAFLMAVYLKGLDFSETRAFTRAFVDSGEVLDLGDVPGIKVDKHSTGGVGDKTTLVLVPLVAAAGVTVVKMSGRALGHTGGTLDKLESIPGFRVDLNLDEIKKVVRRAGAALTGQTASLVPADKKIYALRDATGTVDSLPLIASSVMSKKIAGGADRIVLDVKVGSGGFLPTLEQARALARLMVALGRDFGRRTVAVLSSMEQPLGFAVGNALEVREAILTLQGEGPRDLVELCLELGGQMLHIAGVVPSPAAGRDKLENLWRQGAGLAKMQEIIAAQGGSPRVVEDLFLLPRASREIPVTAPAAGWIRAINAREIGWAALLLGAGRLCKEDRVDPAVGITLKKKAGDYVEPGEVLAVLHVNREDFLPEAGSRVVGAFELDSVSSPTPAPLIYEVLT encoded by the coding sequence GTGCGCGCTCTTGATTTAATTATCAAAAAGCGGGACGGGGAGCAGTTAACCGCAGAGGAAATAAGCTTTCTGGTCCAGGGGTACACCCGGGGCGAAATTCCCGATTACCAGATGGCCGCCTTTTTAATGGCCGTTTATCTGAAAGGGCTTGATTTTTCAGAAACCAGGGCCTTCACCCGCGCCTTCGTTGACTCGGGGGAGGTTCTGGATCTGGGAGACGTCCCCGGGATTAAAGTCGACAAGCACAGCACTGGTGGAGTCGGGGATAAAACCACCCTCGTTCTGGTTCCCCTGGTGGCGGCTGCCGGGGTTACGGTGGTGAAGATGTCCGGGCGCGCCCTCGGCCACACCGGAGGCACGCTTGACAAGCTGGAGAGCATCCCCGGGTTCCGGGTTGATTTAAATCTGGATGAGATCAAGAAGGTGGTGAGGCGCGCCGGCGCTGCGCTCACCGGTCAAACCGCCAGCCTGGTTCCCGCCGATAAGAAGATCTACGCCCTCCGGGATGCAACGGGAACCGTCGACTCCCTGCCGCTGATTGCCAGCAGTGTGATGTCGAAGAAGATTGCCGGTGGTGCGGACCGGATTGTGCTGGATGTCAAAGTGGGTTCAGGCGGTTTCCTTCCCACACTTGAGCAGGCCCGCGCCCTTGCCAGGTTGATGGTTGCCCTGGGGAGGGATTTTGGCCGCCGGACGGTTGCCGTGCTCAGCAGCATGGAGCAGCCCCTGGGATTTGCGGTCGGCAACGCTCTGGAGGTCCGGGAGGCGATTTTAACCCTGCAGGGGGAGGGCCCGCGGGATTTAGTCGAACTCTGTCTGGAGCTTGGCGGCCAGATGCTTCACATTGCCGGGGTTGTTCCATCACCCGCAGCGGGCCGGGATAAACTGGAAAATCTCTGGCGCCAGGGGGCCGGGCTGGCGAAAATGCAGGAAATCATCGCGGCGCAGGGAGGGAGCCCCAGAGTCGTAGAGGACCTGTTCCTTCTCCCCCGGGCCTCCCGGGAGATTCCTGTCACAGCCCCGGCGGCTGGCTGGATCAGGGCAATTAACGCCCGTGAAATTGGGTGGGCGGCGCTTTTGCTGGGGGCAGGCCGGCTGTGCAAGGAAGATCGGGTCGATCCTGCCGTGGGAATCACCCTGAAAAAGAAGGCGGGAGATTATGTTGAACCGGGCGAGGTCCTTGCGGTCCTCCACGTGAACAGGGAGGATTTTCTCCCTGAAGCCGGGAGCCGGGTTGTCGGAGCCTTCGAACTCGACTCTGTTTCCTCCCCAACTCCGGCACCTCTGATATACGAAGTCCTTACATAA
- the spoVAC gene encoding stage V sporulation protein AC, which produces MGFEQKSLEQQRQQEMQKEYQELVKEIKPKPRVLRNCILAFLVGGVICLIGQAVLQIYLSQGLGEREAGAATAATMVFLGAFLTGLGVYDVIGRYGGAGSIVPITGFANSIVAPAMEFKREGFVFGVGARLFTVAGPVLVYGFLISALIGIVYFLVH; this is translated from the coding sequence ATGGGTTTCGAGCAGAAGAGCCTGGAGCAGCAAAGGCAGCAGGAAATGCAAAAAGAGTATCAGGAGCTTGTCAAAGAGATTAAACCCAAACCCCGGGTTCTAAGGAACTGCATTTTAGCCTTCTTGGTGGGTGGAGTCATTTGTTTGATCGGTCAGGCTGTTCTCCAAATTTACCTGAGCCAGGGGCTAGGCGAGCGGGAGGCGGGAGCCGCAACGGCCGCCACAATGGTCTTTCTGGGGGCCTTTCTGACGGGGCTGGGGGTCTACGATGTGATTGGGAGATACGGTGGAGCAGGTTCCATTGTGCCCATTACGGGGTTTGCCAACTCCATTGTGGCTCCGGCTATGGAGTTCAAGCGGGAGGGCTTTGTTTTTGGGGTTGGAGCCCGGCTCTTCACCGTCGCGGGACCCGTTCTTGTTTATGGATTCCTGATTTCTGCCCTCATCGGGATCGTTTATTTCTTGGTCCATTAG
- a CDS encoding TIGR00375 family protein, translating to MLSEYFGDLHVHIGYTLDGFPVKVTAARNQTLPLVFEEAITRKGLDILGIVDAVCPRLCRELEEMVESGEARELPQGGLRYRERLTVIPGAEIEVTGENGSRAHWLAYFPFLAQLRSFSEFLSRHLTNPELSTQRCLLPARVLLLEVAARGGIFFPAHAFTPHRGVYGQGTRRLQDLLGKENFRLIFALELGLSADTFLADHLAELAGVAFLSNSDAHSLKSLGREYNVFRLAEPTWEELVKALRQEGGRGISANYGLDPRLGKYHRTFCLACSRIASGEPPVLKCLFCGSERVVKGVLDRVREIGDWSLPNHPPARPPYYYQVPLPFLPGIGAKTIQKLLARFGTEMKVLHRAGREELVETVGPRIGELIWRARTGDLSISAGGGGFYGRVSFSEISQRS from the coding sequence GTGCTTTCTGAATACTTCGGGGACCTCCATGTCCACATTGGTTATACCCTGGATGGTTTTCCCGTCAAGGTAACCGCGGCGCGCAACCAGACCCTTCCTCTTGTTTTCGAAGAAGCGATCACCAGAAAGGGTCTTGACATCCTGGGGATTGTGGATGCGGTTTGCCCACGGCTTTGCAGGGAACTGGAGGAAATGGTGGAGAGTGGCGAAGCCAGGGAGCTTCCGCAGGGGGGGCTGCGCTACCGGGAGCGCCTGACTGTAATCCCCGGTGCAGAGATTGAAGTAACCGGGGAGAACGGTTCCCGGGCCCACTGGCTTGCCTACTTTCCTTTTTTGGCCCAGCTCCGCTCTTTTTCCGAATTTTTATCCCGGCATCTTACCAACCCCGAACTGAGCACCCAGCGCTGCCTCCTTCCGGCGCGCGTGCTTCTCCTGGAGGTTGCGGCAAGAGGAGGGATCTTTTTTCCGGCCCATGCCTTCACCCCCCACCGGGGTGTTTACGGTCAGGGGACGCGGCGCCTGCAGGACCTGCTTGGCAAAGAAAACTTTCGCTTGATTTTCGCCCTTGAGCTGGGTTTGAGCGCGGATACCTTCCTTGCCGATCACCTTGCGGAGCTGGCGGGAGTTGCCTTTTTGAGCAATTCCGACGCCCACTCCTTGAAGAGCCTGGGGCGCGAGTATAATGTTTTCCGCCTTGCAGAACCCACCTGGGAGGAGCTGGTAAAGGCCCTCAGGCAGGAAGGAGGGCGCGGGATTTCCGCGAACTACGGACTCGACCCCAGGCTTGGAAAATATCACAGGACCTTTTGTCTTGCCTGCTCGAGAATTGCCTCCGGTGAGCCTCCTGTCTTAAAGTGCCTCTTCTGCGGAAGCGAACGGGTGGTGAAGGGGGTGCTCGACCGGGTGCGGGAGATCGGAGACTGGTCCCTGCCCAACCATCCCCCCGCGCGGCCGCCTTACTACTACCAGGTTCCCCTCCCCTTTCTGCCGGGTATCGGCGCGAAAACAATTCAGAAGCTTCTGGCGAGGTTCGGCACGGAAATGAAGGTTTTGCACAGGGCGGGTCGCGAGGAGCTGGTGGAAACCGTGGGCCCCCGCATCGGGGAGCTTATCTGGCGCGCCCGAACTGGAGACCTCTCCATCAGTGCCGGAGGAGGGGGCTTTTACGGAAGGGTTTCTTTTTCAGAAATTTCGCAAAGGAGTTAG
- the spoIIM gene encoding stage II sporulation protein M, whose protein sequence is MQVLKPRLLLARQREIFIPSLFVGGAFLCGLISGALVLHGLTPVQRGDLQQYLNAFLQQAGSLSQGRTVSGGLQAWQEIFKTQLLAFVLLWFSGLTVLGVPLIVFIIGARGFVLGFTVGFLVQEKAWQGLILALVAVLPQNLCYVPAFLGAGLLAFYFSCSLFQSCREYTLFPSILIYSLVFLLIFLLVLLGTWLEAYLVPRAVRLTIFLM, encoded by the coding sequence ATGCAGGTTCTAAAACCGCGCCTTCTGCTGGCGCGCCAGCGCGAAATCTTCATCCCGTCCCTTTTTGTTGGCGGAGCCTTTCTCTGTGGTTTAATAAGCGGGGCTTTGGTCCTTCACGGGCTGACTCCGGTCCAGCGGGGAGACCTTCAGCAGTATTTGAACGCGTTTCTCCAGCAGGCGGGTTCGCTTTCCCAGGGCAGAACCGTTTCCGGGGGGCTGCAAGCCTGGCAGGAGATTTTCAAGACTCAGCTGCTTGCCTTTGTTCTGCTCTGGTTTTCGGGCTTAACCGTTTTGGGGGTTCCCCTGATTGTTTTTATCATCGGGGCGCGTGGTTTTGTTTTGGGCTTTACGGTGGGTTTTTTGGTCCAGGAAAAGGCGTGGCAGGGTTTGATCCTGGCGCTCGTGGCGGTTCTCCCCCAAAATTTGTGTTATGTGCCCGCCTTTCTCGGTGCCGGTTTGCTCGCCTTTTATTTTTCCTGCTCTCTCTTCCAGAGCTGCCGGGAATACACCCTTTTCCCCAGTATCCTGATTTACTCCCTGGTTTTTCTCCTTATCTTCCTCCTTGTTCTGCTCGGTACCTGGCTGGAGGCTTATCTTGTTCCCAGGGCAGTCCGCCTCACGATTTTCTTAATGTGA
- the xerD gene encoding site-specific tyrosine recombinase XerD gives MSRAPKDHLLEEFLNYLRVERGLAHNTVESYHYDLIQFAAYLARENSTLKDASEGLILNYLSCQKGQGRSARTLSRYLAAIRSFYHYLLQERYISVDPTQNLTSPKLEKRLPRVLSVQEVELLLSQPDVRTVTGLRDRAMLELLYAAGMRVSELTGLNTEHLNLEMGYVRCVGKGGRERIIPIGMVAVRYAREYLLKSRVKLRKNSWEKALFLNRHGKRLTRQGFWKILKGYAQKAGIQREITPHILRHSFATHLLENGADLRIVQEMLGHADVATTQIYTHLSQKRLREVYERAHPRA, from the coding sequence TTGAGCAGGGCGCCAAAAGATCATCTCCTTGAAGAGTTTTTAAACTACCTTCGGGTCGAGAGGGGACTTGCTCACAATACGGTGGAATCATATCATTACGACCTGATCCAGTTTGCTGCGTACCTGGCAAGGGAAAACTCGACCTTAAAGGACGCCTCCGAGGGCCTGATCCTCAACTATTTAAGTTGCCAGAAGGGCCAGGGACGCTCGGCCCGCACCCTTTCCCGGTATCTTGCGGCAATTCGTTCCTTTTACCATTATCTTCTGCAGGAGCGTTACATCAGTGTAGATCCCACCCAGAACCTCACATCCCCGAAACTGGAAAAGCGTCTCCCCCGGGTCTTGAGCGTCCAGGAGGTTGAATTGCTTCTTTCCCAGCCTGATGTCCGCACCGTCACCGGCCTGCGGGACCGGGCAATGCTTGAGCTTTTATACGCTGCAGGGATGCGTGTTTCGGAGTTGACAGGGCTGAATACCGAACATCTCAACCTGGAGATGGGCTACGTCAGGTGTGTGGGAAAGGGCGGCCGGGAAAGAATTATTCCGATCGGAATGGTCGCGGTTCGTTATGCAAGGGAATACCTCCTCAAGAGCAGGGTTAAGCTAAGAAAAAATAGCTGGGAGAAGGCGCTTTTCTTAAACAGGCACGGGAAGCGCCTTACCCGCCAGGGGTTTTGGAAAATTCTCAAGGGATATGCCCAAAAAGCGGGGATTCAGAGGGAAATCACCCCCCACATTCTGCGTCATTCCTTTGCAACACACCTTTTGGAAAACGGTGCGGATCTCAGGATTGTTCAGGAGATGCTGGGCCACGCGGATGTGGCAACTACCCAGATCTATACCCACTTGAGTCAGAAGAGGTTGAGGGAAGTATATGAAAGAGCACATCCCCGCGCGTGA